A stretch of Phragmites australis chromosome 12, lpPhrAust1.1, whole genome shotgun sequence DNA encodes these proteins:
- the LOC133887308 gene encoding uncharacterized protein LOC133887308 yields MVFFFFLGFLLCMVRLLICLLFFLLVPAPKITACNLIAGFLSWWLFVVFSTRSKHGGCGLRLEGGLQCAWPFGSPPVPGSSARIVISRCTALFCLHFFCLLFSGTLGFLVRLWDSRYSLSCCDQGL; encoded by the exons atggttttttttttctttcttgggtTTCTCCTGTGTATGGTTCGGCTGCTGAtttgccttcttttttttttgttggtgcCAGCTCCAAAGATCACTGCTTGCAACCTTATTGCTGGTTTCCTATCTTGGTGGTTGTTCGTGGTGTTTTCCACCCGGAGTAAGCATGGAGGGTGTGGGTTGAG GTTGGAGGGAGGCCTGCAGTGTGCCTGGCCGTTTGGTTCTCCTCCGGTCCCTGGTTCGTCAGCAAG GATTGTGATTTCGAGGTGTACAGCTCTGTTCTGTCTCCACTTCTTTTGCCTTTTGTTTTCTGGAACTCTCGGTTTTTTGGTCCGCTTGTGGGACTCTCGTTATAGTTTAAGCTGCTGTGATCAAG GATTGTGA